The following are from one region of the Salvia splendens isolate huo1 chromosome 2, SspV2, whole genome shotgun sequence genome:
- the LOC121768420 gene encoding elicitor-responsive protein 3-like, whose translation MTRGTLEVLLVSAKGLDNSDFLSKSDPYAVITYRTQEKTSGIASVQGSSSEWNESFLFSISSDGTDLKIKLMDKDTFTADDFMGEATIPLQPLFVENNVPPMAYHVVKDDKYCGEIRVGLTFTPQRSRGLEEESYGGWKQSSCVE comes from the exons ATGACCCGCGGAACCCTTGAAGTTCTTCTTGTTAGCGCCAAAGGTCTCGACAACTCCGATTTTTTAT CTAAGTCGGATCCTTATGCGGTCATCACCTACCGAACTCAGGAGAAGACTAGCGGCATTGCATCAG TTCAAGGATCTAGCTCTGAGTGGAATGAGAGCTTCCTCTTCTCTATATCCAGCGATGGGACTGACCTCAAGATCAAACTAATGGACAAAGACACGTTCACAGCAGACGACTTTATGGGTGAAGCAAC AATTCCTCTCCAGCCTCTGTTTGTTGAAAACAACGTTCCGCCCATGGCATACCATGTCGTCAAAGATGACAAGTACTGCGGAGAGATCAGAGTAGGCCTCACTTTCACTCCCCAG AGGAGTAGAGGCCTTGAAGAGGAGAGCTATGGAGGATGGAAGCAATCATCGTGCGTGGAGTGA